One genomic region from Candidatus Nanosynbacter sp. TM7-074 encodes:
- a CDS encoding ribonucleoside-diphosphate reductase subunit alpha has product MKEINVIKRDGTKEPFDANKINAAILKACDGLPDQVSKVVQVATELQLTLFDGITTEQLDEAVIQTVLQNVKDDPDYDKIASRLLLKTVYKQILGDYETAAELKKLHTREFPKFIKAAVKDGLLDKRMADGRFDLKKLAAELDPARDDLSKYLGVVTNKNRYALRRQNGSPIETPQFTHMRIAMGLSYNETDPTAAAIEFYNHMSHLEYVPGGSTRVNAGGSFPQLSNCFLLNVDDDMESIAKAVRDTMFIAKGTGGIGIGFTKLRAAGSPVKTTNTESTGPIPFMKMIDTALFAVSRKGKKAGAAAIYIENWHLNFDQFVDLRQNSGDPYLRTRFANTAVFISDEFMKRVEKDQDWYLFDPAETPDLTELCGEEFSARYKEYVKMAEAGKLRTFDKVSARQQFKRILTSLQATSHPWLTWKDTINVRALNNNTGTIHLSNLCTEITLPQDKNNIATCNLISINLSAFLSDDKTWDWDRLKEAARAAVRQLDNLCDITQTPIPEAMHSNQQTRAIGLGMMGFSDVLEKLGYCYESKEAYDLIDQLTEFISYHAIDQSADLAAELGSYPTFAGSGWSKGLLPIDTVDKLSKDRGVKVKIDQKMRLDWDGLRKKVKKGMRNATLMAIAPTANIGHVAGTTPGIDPQFAQIFSRSTLNGKFLEVNHNLVRDLKKLDLWDNLKDEIFAAQGDIQDIDGIPQNIKDVYKTSFQLSPYSFIEVAARAQKWVDQAISRNMYLETRDIDEYVKIYSEAWKRGLKTTYYLHVKPRHQSEQTTVSVDKIAEQKVRTNSKVRGFGFAKINK; this is encoded by the coding sequence CAAAAGAACCGTTTGATGCTAATAAAATTAACGCAGCGATTTTGAAGGCTTGCGACGGGCTGCCAGATCAGGTTTCAAAGGTGGTGCAGGTGGCGACCGAGTTGCAGCTGACGTTATTTGACGGGATTACCACCGAGCAGCTGGACGAGGCGGTGATTCAGACGGTTTTACAGAATGTTAAGGATGATCCAGATTATGATAAGATTGCGTCACGTTTACTACTTAAAACTGTCTATAAACAGATTCTAGGCGATTATGAAACAGCGGCAGAATTAAAGAAACTTCATACTCGTGAATTTCCTAAGTTTATTAAGGCTGCAGTTAAAGACGGGCTACTAGACAAGCGAATGGCAGATGGTCGGTTTGATTTGAAAAAGTTGGCAGCGGAACTTGACCCAGCAAGAGATGATTTAAGTAAATATTTGGGTGTGGTGACTAATAAAAATCGTTATGCTCTTCGTAGGCAGAATGGTTCGCCAATTGAAACGCCACAATTCACCCATATGCGCATTGCTATGGGGCTTAGCTATAATGAGACCGACCCGACTGCTGCGGCGATTGAGTTTTACAATCACATGAGTCATCTGGAGTATGTTCCGGGCGGCTCAACGCGAGTTAATGCTGGCGGCTCCTTTCCGCAGCTTAGTAACTGTTTCTTGCTTAATGTTGATGACGATATGGAATCAATTGCTAAGGCGGTGCGTGATACTATGTTTATCGCCAAGGGTACTGGTGGTATTGGAATTGGTTTTACTAAGTTGCGCGCGGCGGGTAGTCCAGTTAAGACTACTAATACCGAATCGACCGGTCCGATTCCTTTCATGAAGATGATTGATACGGCGCTGTTTGCGGTTTCTCGTAAAGGTAAAAAAGCTGGCGCGGCTGCGATTTACATAGAGAACTGGCATTTGAATTTTGATCAATTTGTTGACCTTCGCCAAAACTCTGGCGACCCGTATCTAAGAACCAGGTTTGCTAATACGGCGGTCTTTATCTCTGATGAATTTATGAAGCGAGTAGAGAAAGACCAAGATTGGTATTTGTTTGATCCTGCGGAAACTCCAGATTTGACGGAATTATGTGGCGAAGAATTTTCAGCTAGATATAAAGAATACGTCAAAATGGCGGAAGCTGGGAAATTGCGTACGTTTGATAAGGTATCGGCTCGTCAGCAATTTAAGCGCATTTTGACTAGCCTACAGGCAACATCGCATCCGTGGTTGACCTGGAAGGATACGATTAATGTGCGAGCATTGAACAATAACACTGGTACGATTCACTTGTCTAATCTCTGTACAGAAATTACTTTGCCACAAGATAAGAATAATATTGCAACCTGTAATTTGATTAGCATCAATTTATCGGCATTCCTGAGCGATGATAAAACTTGGGACTGGGATCGATTGAAAGAGGCGGCTCGTGCGGCGGTGCGACAATTGGACAATTTGTGTGATATTACTCAAACGCCAATTCCAGAAGCAATGCACTCTAACCAGCAAACTCGAGCAATTGGCTTGGGCATGATGGGCTTTTCTGACGTGTTGGAAAAGTTGGGCTATTGTTATGAATCAAAAGAAGCTTACGATTTAATTGATCAATTGACAGAATTTATTAGCTATCATGCGATTGACCAGTCGGCTGATTTGGCGGCGGAGTTGGGTAGTTATCCAACGTTTGCTGGCAGTGGTTGGAGTAAGGGATTGCTGCCGATTGATACGGTTGATAAGTTGTCTAAAGATCGTGGCGTAAAGGTAAAAATAGACCAAAAGATGCGACTGGACTGGGACGGTTTGCGTAAGAAGGTAAAGAAGGGCATGCGTAATGCAACTTTGATGGCCATTGCACCGACCGCTAACATTGGTCATGTGGCAGGAACTACCCCTGGAATTGATCCGCAATTTGCCCAGATTTTTAGTCGCTCGACGCTGAACGGTAAGTTTTTGGAAGTGAACCATAATTTAGTTCGCGATTTGAAGAAGCTTGATTTGTGGGACAATTTGAAGGATGAGATTTTTGCGGCGCAAGGTGATATTCAAGACATTGACGGCATTCCTCAGAATATCAAGGATGTTTATAAAACAAGTTTTCAGCTTAGTCCGTACTCGTTTATTGAGGTGGCGGCTAGGGCTCAAAAATGGGTTGACCAGGCGATTAGTCGCAATATGTATCTAGAGACGCGCGATATTGATGAATATGTGAAGATTTATTCAGAAGCTTGGAAACGTGGATTAAAGACAACATATTATCTGCATGTTAAGCCACGTCATCAATCAGAACAGACGACGGTTTCAGTTGATAAAATTGCCGAACAAAAAGTTCGCACCAATAGTAAAGTACGCGGATTTGGATTCGCGAAAATTAATAAATAA
- a CDS encoding MscL family protein, with protein sequence MTKPNVNKSTKKIVSKGTKVAAKVASIKDKKLVAGVIKDSHMGGFVTFIREQGVVGLAVGLAIGTAAGDTVKKLVTAFIDPLVQLIVGSQQGLQAASFTVEIAGRRGEFLYGAFISSLITLLAVAFVVYAIVHFLKLDKLDKKK encoded by the coding sequence ATGACAAAACCTAATGTTAATAAATCTACTAAAAAAATAGTCTCAAAAGGCACTAAGGTTGCTGCAAAGGTAGCCTCTATTAAAGACAAGAAATTAGTTGCCGGAGTAATAAAAGATAGTCACATGGGCGGCTTCGTTACTTTTATCCGTGAACAGGGCGTGGTTGGTCTGGCTGTCGGTTTAGCAATCGGTACTGCGGCTGGTGATACCGTGAAAAAGTTGGTGACAGCGTTCATTGACCCGCTTGTACAGTTAATTGTTGGTTCGCAACAGGGTCTTCAGGCAGCGTCGTTTACCGTTGAAATTGCTGGACGTCGGGGTGAATTTTTGTACGGAGCATTTATCAGCTCGTTGATCACTCTGTTGGCGGTTGCCTTTGTAGTATATGCAATCGTTCACTTCTTAAAGCTGGATAAATTAGACAAGAAAAAATAA
- a CDS encoding pyridoxamine 5'-phosphate oxidase family protein, whose amino-acid sequence MNELAKEILDTVEVGALATVNADRTPLVTPLHFARLDDSIIWISEPTARHSVNAFRSGKAEFVVWDDKKRAVFLKTNVAEVSESEKEAAMAAYKKKLPSFMPRCQNPQLYVAPIGKLDEKTTTGNWLHFIA is encoded by the coding sequence ATGAACGAACTGGCAAAAGAAATATTAGATACTGTTGAAGTTGGCGCCCTGGCTACTGTTAATGCTGATAGAACTCCTTTGGTAACGCCACTACATTTTGCACGACTGGACGATTCAATAATTTGGATATCAGAACCGACTGCGCGACATTCAGTAAACGCATTTCGCAGTGGCAAGGCAGAGTTTGTGGTTTGGGATGATAAAAAGCGGGCAGTTTTCTTAAAAACTAATGTAGCTGAAGTGTCAGAATCTGAAAAAGAAGCGGCTATGGCGGCCTATAAGAAGAAATTGCCTAGCTTTATGCCACGCTGTCAGAATCCGCAATTATATGTTGCACCAATCGGCAAACTTGATGAAAAAACCACAACAGGAAATTGGCTGCACTTTATTGCATAA
- the orn gene encoding oligoribonuclease — translation MKASFKPKKILWMDLEMTGLDPVRDEILEVAAIATDWDFTEIATYEGVVRHDPAKLGKLLDRNASFWDEHPGARRGLEEQNEAGKPLAAVEQELLAFCDEYFAGEPRILLGGNSIHQDRRFIDQWWPVLSKRLHYRMLDVSAWKVVFEGKYGKKFAKPEEHRALEDIRGSIMELKYYLKKVKP, via the coding sequence ATGAAAGCCAGTTTTAAGCCAAAGAAGATTTTGTGGATGGATCTAGAGATGACCGGGTTGGATCCGGTGCGTGATGAGATTTTGGAAGTGGCGGCGATTGCTACGGATTGGGATTTTACGGAAATTGCGACATATGAGGGTGTGGTGCGGCATGACCCAGCCAAATTGGGTAAACTGCTGGATCGAAACGCCAGTTTTTGGGATGAGCACCCAGGAGCACGGCGCGGTTTGGAGGAACAGAACGAAGCTGGTAAGCCGTTGGCGGCGGTTGAACAAGAATTATTGGCATTTTGTGATGAGTATTTTGCAGGTGAGCCACGGATTTTATTGGGTGGCAATTCAATTCACCAAGACCGGCGGTTTATTGATCAGTGGTGGCCTGTGTTGTCAAAAAGACTACACTATCGGATGTTGGATGTTAGTGCTTGGAAAGTGGTATTTGAGGGCAAATATGGCAAGAAATTTGCCAAACCAGAAGAGCATCGGGCGCTGGAGGATATTCGTGGTAGTATCATGGAATTAAAATATTATCTAAAGAAGGTGAAGCCATGA
- a CDS encoding MmcQ/YjbR family DNA-binding protein → MTHKQFEEFILSLPGVWLDYPFGEDIAVYKFGKSNDGAGKMVALVKEGSNPLRVSLKCDPLLAQNLREKYETVLPGYHLNKKHWNTVICSGQLTDDEIFDLARLSYQLIAEA, encoded by the coding sequence ATGACCCATAAACAATTTGAAGAGTTTATTCTCAGTTTGCCCGGCGTGTGGCTGGACTATCCGTTTGGCGAGGATATTGCGGTGTATAAATTTGGTAAGAGTAATGATGGCGCAGGGAAGATGGTAGCGCTGGTTAAGGAGGGATCAAATCCGCTCAGGGTGAGTTTGAAGTGTGATCCATTGTTGGCGCAGAATTTGCGGGAAAAATATGAAACAGTGCTGCCGGGCTATCATTTGAATAAGAAACATTGGAATACAGTGATTTGTTCAGGCCAATTGACGGATGACGAAATTTTTGATCTTGCGCGATTAAGCTATCAACTAATTGCAGAAGCTTAA
- the pyrH gene encoding UMP kinase, whose amino-acid sequence MTKRILLKLSGEQLQGDFSSGFDPKRAKWIAEQIRPAIEDGAEIVIMVGGGNYVRGNQIIGHGIQPVSAHNIGMLSTLMNAIALTDVFNDSNLPTRALSTVEINQFIDQYTFRRAISHIQKGRVVIVACGTGRPFLTTDTAALNLALEMQCNAVIKTTKVDGVYDKDPTKFSNATKFDQISYHDVLTNPDITVMDKAAIGLAMEEHIPVIICDLLIDSNIARAARGEAVGTIIN is encoded by the coding sequence ATGACTAAACGTATTCTCCTCAAACTATCAGGCGAACAACTACAAGGCGATTTTTCTAGCGGGTTTGACCCCAAGCGCGCCAAATGGATTGCCGAGCAAATTAGACCAGCCATTGAAGATGGAGCTGAAATTGTCATTATGGTTGGTGGTGGCAATTACGTCCGCGGCAACCAAATCATTGGCCATGGCATCCAGCCCGTATCCGCCCATAATATTGGCATGCTCTCGACATTAATGAACGCCATCGCTCTGACTGACGTATTTAACGACTCTAATCTGCCAACTCGTGCATTATCTACGGTTGAGATTAATCAATTTATCGATCAATATACTTTCCGCCGGGCAATCAGTCATATTCAAAAAGGCCGTGTTGTCATCGTCGCCTGTGGCACTGGTCGGCCTTTCCTTACTACTGACACTGCCGCTTTGAATCTAGCCCTGGAAATGCAGTGCAACGCTGTCATTAAAACAACGAAAGTTGACGGAGTTTATGACAAAGATCCTACCAAGTTTTCCAATGCTACTAAATTCGACCAGATATCTTACCACGATGTTTTAACCAATCCCGATATTACCGTCATGGATAAGGCCGCCATTGGTTTGGCCATGGAAGAGCATATTCCTGTGATTATTTGCGACTTGTTAATAGACAGTAACATTGCCCGCGCTGCCCGCGGAGAAGCGGTTGGTACTATTATTAACTAA
- the argS gene encoding arginine--tRNA ligase — MEQIISQVVKQLFDQEVSVQLTRPDPKFGDFATNVALQLAKPLGKNPREIAEAIAEELRGHQEFSEVSVAGPGFINVKLSDQAVLESLKVRPATNRSGQTVVIETNCPNPFKAMHIGHALNAILADTMANLLAVDGASVHRVSYHGDVGTHVGKSMWAILREIDGDVGKLEAIPADKRNEFMSRMYVEGARAAKESPEARAEIDELAKQSFVLDDPLYKQVYEICKAWSFDEIDANVARLGNVPIERRYVESETEVPGKALIKAKTPEVFTKSDGAYIFKGSQYGAFDNVFIGSHGNGLYGAHDMGLIQLKHQDYPNLDLSITVNGEEQAAYFRGVIAASELAIPELKGKLFNYATGLVKLTTGKMSSRTGEVVTIGWLFDEFKKAIENAGGEPTDDVIAGALRYQFLKVKIGGDVIFDINEAVSLTGNTGSYLQYAHARARGILAKSEQAATFPTELFDEDRLLVRKLSEYTEAVNRATESLEPHHICAYLFELAQEFNRYYEKNQVVGSDKEAHRIGIVSVYADILKAGLAILGIVAPYKI; from the coding sequence ATGGAACAGATTATTTCTCAGGTGGTGAAGCAACTTTTTGATCAAGAGGTATCAGTGCAATTGACGCGTCCTGATCCGAAGTTTGGCGATTTTGCGACGAATGTGGCACTGCAATTAGCAAAACCCTTGGGTAAAAATCCGCGCGAGATTGCCGAGGCGATCGCGGAAGAGCTACGCGGTCATCAGGAGTTTAGCGAGGTTAGCGTGGCTGGGCCGGGCTTTATCAATGTTAAGTTAAGCGACCAAGCGGTACTTGAGTCACTGAAAGTGCGACCGGCGACCAATCGTTCAGGCCAAACGGTCGTTATTGAAACTAATTGTCCAAATCCATTCAAAGCTATGCACATTGGCCATGCGCTGAATGCGATTTTGGCAGACACTATGGCGAATTTACTGGCGGTGGATGGTGCATCGGTACACCGAGTGAGTTATCACGGCGACGTCGGGACGCATGTCGGCAAGAGTATGTGGGCGATTCTGCGCGAGATTGACGGTGATGTTGGTAAATTAGAGGCTATTCCGGCTGATAAGCGCAACGAGTTTATGAGCCGTATGTATGTTGAAGGTGCACGGGCAGCCAAGGAATCGCCAGAGGCACGGGCGGAAATTGATGAGCTAGCCAAGCAGTCGTTTGTGCTGGACGACCCGCTGTACAAGCAAGTGTATGAGATTTGTAAAGCCTGGAGTTTTGATGAAATTGACGCCAATGTGGCGCGGCTGGGCAATGTGCCGATTGAGCGGCGCTACGTTGAGAGCGAAACCGAAGTGCCAGGCAAGGCCTTGATTAAAGCAAAAACCCCAGAGGTCTTTACGAAGTCTGATGGTGCGTATATCTTCAAAGGCAGCCAATACGGTGCGTTTGATAATGTGTTCATCGGTTCGCACGGCAACGGACTATACGGCGCGCACGATATGGGGCTGATTCAGTTGAAACATCAAGATTATCCAAACCTGGACCTATCGATTACGGTCAACGGCGAAGAGCAGGCGGCGTATTTCCGTGGGGTGATCGCGGCTAGTGAATTGGCGATTCCAGAATTGAAAGGTAAATTGTTTAATTATGCGACTGGCCTGGTTAAATTGACAACTGGAAAAATGAGCTCGCGAACGGGTGAGGTTGTTACAATTGGCTGGCTGTTTGACGAGTTTAAGAAGGCAATTGAAAATGCTGGCGGTGAACCAACTGACGACGTGATTGCTGGCGCGCTTCGTTATCAATTCTTGAAGGTGAAGATCGGTGGCGACGTCATATTTGATATAAATGAAGCTGTAAGCCTGACGGGTAACACCGGTAGCTATCTGCAATACGCACACGCTCGGGCGCGCGGGATTTTGGCAAAGTCTGAACAAGCAGCCACGTTCCCGACAGAATTGTTCGACGAAGACCGGCTGTTAGTCAGGAAATTGAGTGAATATACGGAGGCGGTTAACCGTGCCACCGAGAGCTTGGAGCCGCATCATATCTGTGCCTACCTGTTTGAGTTGGCACAGGAATTCAATCGTTACTACGAGAAAAATCAAGTTGTCGGCAGCGATAAAGAAGCGCATCGTATAGGAATTGTGTCGGTTTACGCTGACATCCTTAAGGCTGGACTAGCTATTTTAGGAATTGTCGCACCATATAAGATATAA
- a CDS encoding ribonucleotide-diphosphate reductase subunit beta: MGILGSGLRDGLSLHPIRYPWAYDLYNQAVANTWFPNEVQLVQDLADFEKLSDDEKHALKTVISYLNPNELLINKSLAFGIYPYVNAAEAQLYLSKQMWEEANHFMTFEYIIETFPFDREEIYAAGFGKKSLADKADFQNKHLDVMLDPNLDIYSLEGKKDFVRSLVAYNIVLEGIWFYSGFMVGMSFRQRNLLRNVGSLLDWITRDENLHLTFGINLLLTILDENPELQTQEFAEEIRGLILQAVELEKAYNKDMLPKGILGLNADYVNQYVMHMTDRRLQELGFEPEYNVPNPAKWMAAANDTLELVNFFESTNTSYEVNTTK, from the coding sequence ATGGGTATTTTAGGTTCAGGTCTGCGTGATGGTTTGTCGCTTCACCCAATTCGTTACCCTTGGGCGTACGACCTTTATAATCAAGCAGTTGCCAATACGTGGTTTCCAAATGAAGTCCAATTAGTCCAAGACTTGGCGGACTTTGAAAAATTGTCAGATGATGAAAAACATGCTTTAAAAACGGTCATTAGTTATTTGAATCCAAATGAATTGTTGATCAATAAGTCGTTGGCGTTTGGTATCTATCCATATGTCAACGCGGCGGAGGCTCAATTATATCTATCAAAACAGATGTGGGAAGAGGCTAATCACTTCATGACCTTTGAGTATATCATTGAAACCTTTCCGTTTGATCGCGAGGAGATTTACGCGGCGGGCTTTGGCAAAAAATCGTTGGCTGACAAGGCAGATTTCCAGAACAAGCATCTGGATGTGATGCTCGATCCAAACTTGGATATTTATTCGCTGGAAGGCAAAAAAGATTTTGTCAGGTCATTGGTGGCGTATAACATCGTCCTGGAGGGTATCTGGTTTTATTCAGGCTTTATGGTTGGTATGAGTTTCCGCCAGCGTAATCTGCTACGTAATGTTGGTTCGCTTCTTGACTGGATTACCCGCGACGAAAATCTTCACCTGACATTTGGCATTAATTTACTTCTAACCATTTTGGATGAAAACCCAGAGTTGCAGACACAGGAATTTGCTGAAGAGATTCGTGGCTTGATTTTGCAGGCGGTAGAGCTTGAAAAAGCTTATAACAAAGACATGCTGCCAAAGGGAATTTTGGGCTTGAACGCTGATTATGTCAATCAATATGTTATGCATATGACGGACCGTCGTTTGCAAGAATTGGGCTTTGAGCCAGAGTATAATGTGCCAAATCCAGCTAAATGGATGGCAGCCGCTAATGACACGTTGGAATTGGTAAACTTCTTTGAAAGTACAAATACTAGCTATGAAGTTAATACCACGAAGTAA
- a CDS encoding helicase-related protein: MKDGVRRPGYLRRSQEPSSSHLLSRNIERPSQPSYSYGEPPEQRRQRLEELRKRYSKLPETSFADYDFGDKELPAYKHKAEILRTLSENKISWLCGPTGSGKTTQTAQYALERFDRVVVLMPRRVIVDNVTEYVEQSLRGQLGKQYPDHLVGKIHGRATEATPDTRLCFMTPATFTKKLEQFSSDWQDEKTLILVDEIHEANLEMEFATALAAKSIENTGKWHMAFSSATPDTEVSQAMYEGINESALPVVTIEGRPHDIDIEEDKVNTVSEAYLEYGKDSKKSLIFVEGVRSIDETIASIKRHTRHQSGKIRFFKLHSGISEAARREIFTAKPAEDESFVIVSTSAGQSGITIPEVDLVLSNGLTKSKEIGEEGAEGLPPRLCTQAELMQQAGRGGRDIDGAKFVLARPISYDKIYLPDELKGFYDIASREQHIPPEIYHTNIVRNVLSAIHLNGDFEDLNRYLMHPVASKKVIQESYDLLETLEAIDGEGQITKIGEFMDNLPLSPELSRALAEMIRTGGSLREVLALSAIAASVSGGGFAAWHQPKELFQEFVSPDTTDDFFAEYDAFLKTREIYDGCRTDNDVYLTNSIDPNKADNIHYQFSKICRRLSVNPNDIDMGELNSEEKHNISVALVRGFQELLYTKAGSRRIGRTTVNQYTNIHTGERGISEYEISLHSFVRRMGSEALTLVLALPWWYDARDGRRYTLNTVLPVTKDQVSEALSSNTVLEFLGDRVAPNGDLVHVAQPKVGSLVIGPEQQQKIPATTDKQIALVVDTMKNRANKQVKVLFDLRHQRVITKGQLRQALEESAVDSHNVHEAEAKVWAVVQEVLTSEQQEAFYDQINR; the protein is encoded by the coding sequence GTGAAAGATGGAGTTCGGCGGCCGGGCTATTTACGTAGATCGCAAGAACCTAGCAGTAGTCATTTATTGAGTCGAAATATTGAAAGACCCAGTCAGCCGTCGTATAGTTATGGCGAACCGCCCGAACAGAGGCGACAGCGTCTTGAAGAATTACGGAAACGGTACAGTAAACTACCAGAAACTTCTTTCGCTGACTATGATTTTGGTGATAAAGAATTACCTGCGTATAAGCATAAAGCAGAGATATTGCGGACATTATCGGAAAATAAGATATCTTGGTTATGTGGACCGACGGGTAGCGGTAAAACGACACAAACCGCTCAGTATGCACTGGAGCGGTTTGATCGTGTTGTGGTGTTGATGCCGCGGCGGGTTATCGTCGATAATGTTACCGAATATGTCGAGCAAAGTTTGCGTGGACAGTTGGGTAAACAATATCCTGATCACTTGGTGGGAAAGATCCATGGACGTGCCACTGAAGCGACGCCGGATACTAGACTTTGTTTTATGACTCCAGCAACGTTTACGAAAAAGCTGGAACAATTTTCTAGCGACTGGCAGGACGAGAAGACGCTTATCCTGGTTGATGAAATACATGAAGCCAACTTGGAGATGGAATTTGCTACCGCTCTGGCTGCGAAATCGATAGAGAATACCGGCAAATGGCATATGGCTTTTTCTAGTGCCACGCCTGACACGGAAGTTTCTCAGGCGATGTACGAAGGCATCAACGAATCAGCATTGCCAGTCGTAACCATTGAGGGTCGGCCGCATGATATTGATATTGAAGAAGATAAGGTGAATACCGTATCCGAAGCCTACCTTGAATATGGTAAGGACTCGAAAAAATCACTAATCTTTGTTGAAGGCGTGAGGAGTATTGATGAGACCATTGCGTCAATCAAACGTCATACTCGCCATCAATCCGGGAAAATACGATTTTTCAAACTACATTCTGGCATATCAGAAGCTGCGCGCCGAGAGATTTTTACTGCCAAACCAGCAGAAGATGAGTCGTTTGTCATCGTTTCGACCTCGGCTGGACAGTCTGGCATCACCATCCCCGAGGTTGATTTGGTGTTGTCAAATGGACTGACAAAGAGTAAAGAAATCGGCGAAGAAGGCGCAGAAGGACTGCCGCCTCGATTGTGTACCCAGGCGGAGTTAATGCAACAAGCGGGGCGTGGTGGCCGTGATATTGACGGTGCAAAGTTTGTATTGGCTCGTCCGATATCTTACGATAAGATTTATTTGCCAGATGAGCTGAAAGGATTTTATGATATTGCGTCTCGTGAACAGCATATTCCACCGGAGATATATCACACGAATATTGTGCGCAACGTTTTGTCGGCTATCCATCTGAATGGTGATTTTGAGGATCTGAACCGATACCTGATGCATCCTGTTGCTAGTAAAAAAGTTATTCAAGAGTCGTACGATTTGTTAGAAACTTTGGAGGCGATTGATGGCGAAGGGCAAATTACAAAAATTGGTGAGTTTATGGATAATTTGCCATTGTCACCAGAGTTGTCTCGGGCATTAGCAGAAATGATTAGAACTGGAGGAAGTTTGAGGGAAGTACTGGCATTATCAGCAATTGCGGCTTCCGTTTCTGGCGGTGGTTTTGCCGCGTGGCATCAACCAAAGGAATTGTTCCAGGAATTTGTCAGCCCCGATACAACAGATGACTTTTTTGCCGAATACGATGCTTTTTTGAAAACCAGAGAGATTTATGACGGCTGTCGTACTGACAATGACGTCTACCTGACTAATAGTATTGATCCCAATAAGGCAGATAATATTCACTATCAATTTAGTAAAATATGTCGGCGCCTGTCGGTTAATCCAAACGATATCGACATGGGTGAACTAAACAGCGAGGAAAAACACAATATATCGGTGGCTTTGGTGCGCGGGTTTCAGGAATTATTGTATACCAAAGCTGGTAGTCGGCGCATTGGACGAACAACCGTGAATCAATACACGAATATTCATACTGGTGAACGTGGTATTTCTGAGTACGAAATTAGTTTACACAGCTTCGTGCGACGTATGGGCTCGGAGGCGTTGACGTTAGTGCTGGCTTTGCCGTGGTGGTATGATGCGCGTGACGGTCGTCGATACACACTTAATACGGTTTTACCAGTGACCAAGGATCAAGTTTCTGAAGCCTTGAGCAGTAATACCGTCCTTGAGTTCCTTGGTGACCGGGTGGCTCCGAATGGCGATTTGGTCCATGTGGCGCAGCCGAAAGTTGGCTCACTAGTGATCGGCCCAGAGCAGCAGCAAAAAATCCCCGCTACGACAGATAAACAAATCGCGCTGGTAGTGGACACAATGAAAAATAGGGCCAATAAACAAGTAAAAGTATTGTTTGATTTACGGCATCAGCGAGTTATTACCAAGGGTCAATTGCGTCAGGCACTAGAAGAGTCTGCGGTGGATAGTCACAATGTTCATGAAGCAGAGGCTAAGGTTTGGGCTGTGGTGCAAGAGGTGTTAACGAGCGAGCAACAGGAAGCTTTTTATGATCAGATAAATAGATGA